One part of the Rhizobium rhizogenes genome encodes these proteins:
- a CDS encoding low specificity L-threonine aldolase, with amino-acid sequence MFFASDNWAGAHPAVNERLSRESTRFAAAYGTSELDLSIEKRFNEIFEREVAVFFVATGTAANSLSLASIARAGGLTFCHSEAHVIEDECGAPDFFSGMRMVAVEGPDGKMLPENLIERIARYPQDAVHHGRAAAITMTQATEAGTVYTLDEIDAIARIAKDNGLPLHMDGARFANALAALGTTPAEMTWKRGVDVLSFGGTKNGCWCAEAIVFFDPSLARDFSFLRKRTAQLFSKSRFIAAQFEAYLQDDLWLGLAGHANAMANRLRAGFGSLNSARLAWPTQANEVFAILPKAAAEAATAKGAKFYDWLEPRDMPEKVGKDEVLIRMVTSFATTEADVDEFLSICASV; translated from the coding sequence ATGTTTTTTGCTTCAGACAATTGGGCTGGCGCCCATCCGGCCGTCAATGAGCGGCTTTCACGGGAATCCACCCGCTTTGCCGCCGCTTACGGCACCAGCGAACTCGATCTCTCCATCGAAAAACGTTTCAACGAGATATTCGAGCGCGAGGTCGCGGTGTTTTTCGTCGCCACCGGCACGGCGGCCAATTCGCTTTCGCTGGCCAGCATCGCCCGCGCCGGCGGCCTGACCTTCTGTCATTCGGAAGCCCATGTGATCGAAGACGAATGCGGCGCGCCTGATTTCTTCAGCGGCATGCGCATGGTCGCCGTCGAAGGGCCGGATGGCAAGATGTTGCCGGAAAACCTGATCGAACGCATCGCGCGTTATCCGCAGGACGCCGTTCACCATGGCCGCGCCGCCGCCATCACCATGACGCAGGCGACCGAGGCCGGCACGGTCTATACGCTCGATGAAATCGACGCCATCGCCAGGATCGCCAAGGACAACGGCCTGCCACTGCATATGGATGGCGCGCGTTTTGCCAATGCGCTTGCCGCACTCGGCACCACGCCGGCCGAAATGACCTGGAAACGCGGCGTCGACGTCCTGTCTTTCGGCGGCACGAAAAACGGCTGCTGGTGCGCGGAAGCGATCGTCTTCTTCGATCCCTCGCTCGCCCGGGACTTCTCCTTCCTGCGCAAGCGCACCGCCCAGCTTTTTTCGAAATCGCGGTTCATCGCCGCGCAGTTCGAAGCCTATCTGCAGGATGATCTGTGGCTCGGTCTCGCCGGCCACGCCAATGCCATGGCCAACCGGCTGCGCGCCGGCTTCGGCTCGCTCAACAGCGCCCGCCTCGCCTGGCCGACACAGGCCAACGAAGTGTTCGCCATTCTGCCGAAGGCAGCCGCCGAAGCCGCAACGGCCAAGGGTGCGAAATTCTATGACTGGCTGGAGCCGCGCGACATGCCGGAAAAGGTCGGCAAGGACGAAGTGCTGATCCGTATGGTCACCAGCTTTGCAACGACCGAGGCCGACGTGGATGAATTCCTGTCGATCTGCGCCTCTGTCTGA
- a CDS encoding glutamate synthase subunit beta: protein MGKVTGFLEIDRQVGKYQPASDRIRHFREFTIPMSDAEVQKQAARCMDCGIPYCHGPTGCPVHNQIPDWNDLVYNNNWEEAIRNLHSTNNFPEFTGRVCPAPCEEACTLNLEDAPVAIKTVEQAIADKAYELGFIVPKPATIHTGKKVAIIGSGPSGMAAAQQLGRAGHEVHVYERESKPGGLLRYGIPDFKMEKNFIDRRVEQIKGEGVTFHCGVNVGVDVTVEALLADHDAVLYCGGSETPRPAGIGGADLHGVYDAMPYLVQQNRRVGRENIDSVGWPADPILAGGKHVVVVGGGDTASDCVGTAFRQGAVKVTQLDIRPMPPEKEDKLAVWPFWATKMRTSSSQAEGAIREFQVATLEFVGEDGVLTGVKCCQVDDRRKPIAGTEFIIKADLAFIAIGFSGPFTDSVLKEMDGKLTLNTDRRGSTNVIANETDYKTSVDKLWAAGDVRRGQSLVVWAIREGRQAARAIDEALMGATVLPR, encoded by the coding sequence GTGGGCAAGGTTACAGGTTTTCTGGAGATCGACCGGCAGGTGGGCAAGTATCAGCCCGCATCGGATCGTATCCGCCATTTCCGCGAATTCACCATTCCGATGTCGGATGCCGAGGTGCAGAAGCAGGCGGCGCGCTGCATGGATTGCGGCATTCCCTACTGTCATGGCCCGACCGGCTGTCCCGTGCACAACCAGATCCCCGACTGGAACGATCTGGTCTATAACAACAATTGGGAGGAGGCGATCCGCAATCTGCACTCCACCAACAACTTCCCGGAATTTACCGGTCGCGTCTGTCCCGCGCCCTGCGAGGAAGCGTGCACGCTGAACCTCGAAGATGCGCCTGTTGCCATCAAGACCGTGGAACAGGCGATTGCCGACAAGGCTTATGAATTGGGCTTCATCGTGCCGAAGCCGGCGACGATCCATACCGGCAAGAAGGTCGCGATTATCGGTTCCGGCCCTTCGGGCATGGCGGCGGCGCAGCAGCTTGGCCGCGCCGGCCACGAGGTTCATGTCTATGAGCGCGAATCCAAGCCCGGCGGCCTGCTGCGTTACGGTATCCCCGACTTCAAGATGGAGAAGAACTTCATCGATCGCCGTGTCGAACAGATCAAGGGTGAAGGCGTCACCTTCCATTGCGGCGTCAATGTCGGCGTCGATGTGACGGTGGAGGCGCTTCTCGCCGACCACGATGCCGTGCTTTATTGCGGCGGCTCGGAAACCCCGCGCCCGGCCGGTATCGGCGGCGCCGATCTGCATGGCGTTTACGATGCCATGCCCTATCTCGTGCAGCAGAACCGCCGCGTTGGTCGCGAAAACATCGACAGCGTCGGCTGGCCTGCCGATCCTATTCTCGCCGGCGGCAAGCATGTCGTCGTGGTCGGCGGCGGCGATACCGCATCCGACTGCGTCGGTACAGCCTTCCGTCAGGGTGCGGTGAAAGTCACGCAGCTCGACATCCGCCCGATGCCGCCGGAAAAGGAAGACAAGCTGGCGGTCTGGCCCTTCTGGGCCACCAAGATGCGCACCTCGTCCTCGCAGGCCGAAGGCGCCATCCGCGAGTTTCAGGTGGCGACGCTCGAATTCGTCGGCGAAGACGGCGTGTTGACCGGCGTAAAGTGCTGCCAGGTGGATGACCGCCGCAAGCCGATTGCCGGCACGGAATTCATCATCAAGGCGGATCTCGCCTTCATCGCCATCGGCTTCTCCGGCCCCTTCACGGATAGCGTGCTGAAGGAAATGGACGGCAAGCTGACGCTCAACACCGACCGCCGCGGCTCCACCAACGTGATCGCCAACGAAACGGACTACAAAACCTCGGTCGACAAGCTGTGGGCGGCGGGTGACGTGCGCCGTGGCCAGTCGCTGGTGGTCTGGGCCATCCGCGAAGGCCGCCAGGCTGCGCGTGCAATCGACGAGGCACTGATGGGCGCGACCGTATTGCCGCGCTGA
- a CDS encoding sensor histidine kinase KdpD produces MPDDISNMPSRPSPDALLENARREARGRLKIFLGAAPGVGKTYEMLMSGRAKLADGVDTIIGVVETHGRRETEALVEGLEVVARKRIDYRGQMLDEMDLDAILARRPALVLVDELAHTNAAGSRHPKRYMDVQEILAQGIDVYTTLNIQHVESLNDVVAQITRIRVRETVPDSIIDRADDVEIIDITPDDLLKRLQDGKVYMPRTARRAIENYFSRGNLTALRELALRRTAQRVDEQLLNHMQSHAISGPWAAGDRVLVCLDHGSNGPGLVRYARRQADRLRAPWTALHLDTPRSQQLSEVEKDRLAGTMRLAEKLGGETVTLPALDLTREIIAYANANNFTHIIIGRPKKNWWQRLFQRSLTHELIDHAGDISVHVISGDKTAEKPAQTVKQASSRRGNRIKAYLNSTLLVAVAIVVGIGLDQMLDVRNLALVFLMAVLAAAVRGGLGPALYASLLGAFAFNFFFLEPRYTLTVSAPDSVVALLFYFGVALVASNLAVAVQRQAASARARARTTEDLYLFSRKLAGTGTLDDVLWATAYQMASMLKVRVVLLLPENNTITVKAGYPPDDTLADADIAAAQWAWEHNKPTGRGADTLPGAKRLYLPLRTGSGAIGVVGLDDDRVGPLLTPEQQRLFDALADQAALAVERIQLVSDVDRARLAAETDRLRTALLTSISHDLKTPLAAILGSAGTLKDFAEDIPPDARAELLSTIVEESERLNRFISNLLDMTRIGSGAMEPNYGLHFLGDMVGTALSRAAKIVVRHEIVLDIPSDLPMLKVDPVLFEQVLFNLIDNAAKYAPEQTAIEIRGWRQGRHVFLSVIDEGPGIPPDDTERVFDSFYRVRKADHVQAGTGLGLSICKGFIEAMGGSIRAENRPGRSGAQFTIGLPVPADAPVLDHD; encoded by the coding sequence ATGCCTGACGATATCAGCAATATGCCGAGCCGACCGTCGCCCGATGCGCTGCTGGAGAATGCCCGGCGCGAGGCGCGGGGCCGGCTGAAGATTTTTTTAGGCGCAGCCCCCGGCGTCGGCAAGACCTATGAAATGCTGATGTCCGGCCGGGCGAAGCTTGCGGATGGCGTCGACACCATCATCGGCGTCGTGGAAACCCATGGCCGCCGCGAAACCGAGGCGCTGGTCGAAGGGCTGGAGGTGGTCGCCCGCAAGCGCATCGATTATCGCGGTCAGATGCTGGATGAGATGGATCTCGATGCCATTCTTGCCCGCCGTCCCGCTCTGGTGCTGGTCGATGAGCTTGCCCATACCAATGCCGCCGGCAGCCGTCACCCCAAGCGCTATATGGATGTTCAGGAAATCCTCGCACAGGGAATAGACGTCTATACGACGCTGAACATCCAGCATGTCGAAAGCCTGAATGATGTGGTGGCGCAGATCACCCGCATCCGCGTGCGGGAAACGGTGCCTGACAGCATCATCGACAGGGCCGACGATGTGGAAATCATCGATATCACCCCCGACGATCTGCTGAAACGCCTGCAGGATGGCAAAGTCTACATGCCCCGCACCGCGCGGCGGGCCATCGAGAATTATTTTTCGCGCGGCAACCTGACGGCGTTGCGTGAACTGGCGCTGCGACGCACCGCCCAGCGGGTAGACGAGCAATTGCTCAACCACATGCAGTCGCACGCCATTTCCGGCCCGTGGGCTGCTGGAGACCGGGTTCTGGTCTGCCTCGACCACGGCAGCAATGGCCCGGGTCTGGTGCGTTATGCCCGAAGGCAGGCAGACCGGCTGCGCGCGCCGTGGACGGCGCTGCATCTCGATACGCCGCGTTCGCAGCAATTATCGGAGGTTGAGAAGGACCGGCTGGCCGGCACCATGCGGCTTGCCGAGAAGCTGGGCGGCGAGACGGTGACCCTGCCGGCACTTGATCTGACGCGCGAGATCATCGCTTATGCCAACGCCAATAATTTCACTCACATCATCATCGGCCGTCCGAAAAAGAACTGGTGGCAGCGCCTGTTCCAGCGCTCGCTCACCCATGAACTGATCGATCATGCGGGTGATATCAGCGTTCACGTCATCTCCGGCGACAAGACGGCGGAAAAGCCGGCGCAGACGGTGAAGCAGGCGTCCTCGCGCCGTGGTAATCGCATCAAGGCCTATCTCAACAGCACGCTGCTGGTGGCGGTGGCTATCGTTGTCGGTATCGGGCTGGACCAGATGCTCGACGTCCGGAACCTCGCGCTGGTCTTCCTGATGGCGGTGCTGGCCGCCGCCGTGCGCGGCGGGCTGGGGCCGGCACTTTATGCCTCGCTGCTTGGCGCCTTCGCCTTCAACTTCTTCTTTCTGGAGCCACGTTATACGCTGACGGTAAGCGCGCCGGACAGCGTCGTGGCGCTGCTGTTTTATTTTGGGGTGGCATTGGTCGCCTCCAATCTTGCGGTTGCCGTGCAGCGGCAGGCGGCCTCGGCGCGGGCGAGGGCACGCACCACGGAGGACCTCTATCTGTTCTCCAGAAAACTGGCGGGCACGGGTACGCTGGACGATGTGTTGTGGGCCACCGCTTACCAGATGGCGTCGATGCTGAAGGTGCGCGTGGTTCTGCTTTTGCCGGAGAACAATACGATCACCGTCAAGGCAGGTTATCCGCCGGATGATACGCTGGCGGATGCCGATATCGCTGCCGCGCAATGGGCATGGGAGCATAACAAGCCCACGGGCCGCGGTGCGGATACGCTGCCGGGTGCCAAGCGCCTTTATCTGCCATTGCGCACCGGCAGCGGTGCCATCGGCGTGGTGGGGCTGGATGACGACCGGGTCGGCCCGCTTTTGACGCCCGAACAGCAGCGGCTCTTCGATGCGCTGGCCGATCAGGCGGCCCTTGCCGTTGAACGTATCCAGCTTGTCTCGGATGTCGACCGGGCAAGGCTTGCGGCGGAAACCGACCGGCTGCGCACCGCGCTCCTTACCTCCATTTCCCATGACCTGAAAACGCCGCTTGCGGCCATTCTGGGTTCGGCCGGAACGCTTAAGGATTTTGCCGAGGATATCCCGCCCGATGCGCGCGCCGAGCTGCTGTCGACAATCGTTGAGGAATCCGAACGGCTGAACCGCTTTATTTCCAATCTTCTCGATATGACGAGGATCGGCTCGGGCGCGATGGAGCCGAATTACGGGTTGCATTTTCTGGGAGACATGGTCGGTACGGCGCTGTCTCGTGCGGCGAAAATCGTCGTCCGGCACGAGATCGTTCTGGATATTCCCTCCGATCTGCCGATGCTGAAGGTCGATCCGGTACTGTTCGAGCAGGTTCTGTTCAACCTCATCGATAATGCCGCCAAATACGCGCCTGAACAGACGGCCATCGAGATCAGAGGATGGCGGCAGGGCAGACATGTCTTTCTGTCCGTCATCGACGAGGGGCCGGGCATTCCCCCGGACGATACGGAGCGGGTGTTCGACAGCTTCTACCGGGTACGCAAGGCGGACCATGTGCAGGCCGGAACGGGGCTTGGCCTGTCCATCTGCAAGGGTTTCATCGAGGCCATGGGCGGGTCGATCCGCGCGGAGAACAGGCCGGGTCGCAGCGGCGCGCAATTTACCATAGGTCTGCCCGTTCCCGCTGATGCGCCGGTGCTGGATCATGATTAA
- the gltB gene encoding glutamate synthase large subunit: MTNKPQAEIAAATLTTDCPTAAAAAPVSAKARFAGGLPERQGLYDPANEHDACGVGFVAHMKGQKSHQIVKDGLFILENLTHRGAVGADPLMGDGAGILVQIPDRFFREEMAAQGVTLPKAGEYAVGHIFMPRDPARIEHYKKVIVDVIGEEGQQFLGFRDVPVDNASLSKAPDIAATEPHHVQVFIGAGREAATNPDFERKLFLIRKVLSNRIYDEGGGKETQDFYPVSLSSSTIVYKGMFLAYQVGAYYKDLSDPRFESAVALVHQRFSTNTFPSWKLAHPYRMVAHNGEINTLRGNVNWMAARQASVSSVLFGDDISKLWPISYEGQSDTACFDNALEFLVRGGYSMAHAVMMLIPEAWAGNQSMSAERKAFYEYHAALMEPWDGPAAVAFTDGKQIGATLDRNGLRPARYLVTDDDRIIMASEAGTLPVPEERIVKKWRLQPGKMLLIDMEKGSIVSDEEVKHELAAKHPYRTWLDRTQLILEELKPVEPRALRRDVSLLDRQQAFGYTSEDTKLLMSPMATTGQEAIGSMGTDTPISAMSDKSKLLYTYFKQNFAQVTNPPIDPIREELVMSLVSFIGPRPNILDHEGAARAKRLEVRQPILTNGDLEKIRSIGHTEDRFDTKTLDFTYDVERGAEGMPEMLERLCERAESAVRGGYNIIVLSDRQLGPDRIAIPALLATAAVHHHLIRKGLRTSVGLVVETGEPREIHHFCLLAGYGAEAINPYLAFDTLLDMHKHGAFPKEVSDDEVVYRYIKAVGKGILKVMSKMGISTYQSYCGAQIFDAIGLSSEFVEKYFFGTATSIEGVGLTEIAEETVTRHTAAFGKDPILANTLDIGGEYAYRMRGESHAWTPDAVASLQHAVRGNSQDRYREFAGMVNETALRMNTIRGLFKVKSAEALGRKPVSIDDVEPAADIVKRFSTGAMSFGSISREAHTTLAIAMNRIGGKSNTGEGGEESDRYLPLLNGKPNPERSAIKQIASGRFGVTTEYLVNADMLQIKVAQGAKPGEGGQLPGHKVDATVAKTRHSTPGVGLISPPPHHDIYSIEDLAQLIYDLKNVNPEADVSVKLVSEVGVGTVAAGVAKARADHITVSGFDGGTGASPLTSLKHAGSPWEIGLAETQQTLVLNGLRSRVALQVDGGLKTGRDVIIGALLGADEFGFATAPLIAAGCIMMRKCHLNTCPVGVATQDPVLRKRFKGTPEHVINYFFFVAEEVREILASLGVTRLDEIIGASELLEKDEMLAHWKAKGLDFSRIFHKVEAPKEATFWTERQKHPIDDILDRKLIEKSLPSLENREPVVFEVPIKNVDRSAGAMLSGALAKRWGHKGLKDDTIHVTLKGTAGQSFGAFLARGITFDLVGDGNDYVGKGLSGGRIIVRPPENTRIVAENSIIVGNTVLYGAITGECYFRGVAGERFAVRNSGAVAVVEGVGDHGCEYMTGGIVVVLGETGRNFAAGMSGGVAYVLDEKGDFATRCNMAMVELEPVPEEDDMLEKLHHHGGDLMHKGRVDVSEDMTRHDEERLYQLISNHFHYTNSSRAKDILDRWSEFRPKFRKVMPVEYRRALEEMERMRMGVAAE, from the coding sequence ATGACGAACAAGCCGCAGGCGGAAATCGCCGCCGCAACCCTGACCACAGACTGTCCCACCGCGGCTGCGGCCGCACCCGTTTCTGCGAAGGCGCGTTTCGCGGGCGGTTTGCCGGAAAGGCAGGGTCTTTACGATCCGGCCAATGAACATGATGCCTGCGGCGTCGGCTTCGTTGCCCATATGAAGGGTCAGAAGTCGCACCAGATCGTCAAGGACGGCCTGTTCATCCTCGAAAACCTCACGCATCGTGGCGCTGTTGGCGCCGATCCGCTGATGGGCGATGGTGCCGGCATTCTCGTTCAGATTCCCGACCGTTTCTTCCGCGAGGAAATGGCGGCGCAGGGCGTGACGCTGCCAAAGGCCGGCGAATATGCTGTCGGCCACATTTTCATGCCGCGCGATCCGGCCCGCATCGAGCACTACAAGAAAGTCATCGTCGACGTGATCGGTGAAGAGGGACAGCAGTTTCTCGGTTTCCGCGACGTGCCCGTCGACAATGCCTCGCTCTCCAAGGCGCCGGACATTGCAGCGACCGAACCGCACCATGTTCAGGTCTTCATCGGCGCCGGTCGCGAGGCTGCGACCAATCCCGATTTCGAGCGCAAGCTGTTCCTGATCCGCAAGGTGCTCTCCAACCGTATCTATGATGAGGGTGGCGGCAAGGAAACGCAGGATTTCTACCCCGTTTCGCTGTCGTCCTCGACCATCGTCTACAAGGGCATGTTCCTCGCCTATCAGGTGGGCGCCTATTACAAGGACTTGTCGGATCCGCGTTTCGAATCCGCTGTCGCCCTCGTGCACCAGCGCTTCTCGACCAACACCTTCCCGTCCTGGAAGCTGGCACATCCCTACCGCATGGTCGCCCATAACGGCGAAATCAACACGCTGCGCGGCAACGTCAACTGGATGGCGGCGCGTCAGGCGTCGGTGTCCTCGGTGCTGTTCGGCGACGACATTTCCAAGCTCTGGCCGATTTCCTATGAAGGCCAGTCGGATACCGCCTGCTTCGACAACGCGCTCGAATTCCTCGTGCGCGGTGGTTATTCCATGGCCCATGCCGTGATGATGCTGATCCCGGAGGCCTGGGCCGGCAACCAGTCCATGTCCGCCGAACGCAAGGCATTCTACGAATATCACGCGGCACTTATGGAGCCGTGGGACGGCCCGGCCGCCGTTGCCTTCACCGATGGCAAGCAGATCGGCGCGACGCTCGACCGCAACGGCCTGCGCCCGGCGCGTTATCTCGTCACCGATGACGACCGCATCATCATGGCGTCGGAAGCCGGCACGCTGCCGGTGCCGGAAGAGCGCATCGTCAAGAAGTGGCGCCTGCAGCCCGGCAAGATGCTGCTGATCGATATGGAAAAGGGCTCCATCGTTTCCGACGAGGAAGTGAAGCACGAGCTTGCCGCCAAGCACCCTTACCGCACCTGGCTCGATCGCACGCAGCTCATCCTTGAAGAGCTGAAGCCGGTGGAACCGCGCGCGCTGCGCCGCGACGTGTCGTTGCTCGACCGCCAGCAGGCCTTCGGCTACACCAGCGAAGATACCAAGCTGCTGATGTCTCCGATGGCGACGACCGGCCAGGAAGCCATCGGCTCCATGGGCACCGATACGCCGATCTCGGCCATGTCGGACAAGTCGAAGCTGCTCTACACCTATTTCAAGCAGAACTTCGCGCAGGTGACGAACCCGCCGATCGACCCGATCCGCGAAGAGCTTGTCATGAGCCTCGTGTCCTTCATCGGTCCGCGCCCGAACATTCTCGATCACGAAGGTGCTGCCCGCGCCAAGCGCCTGGAAGTGCGCCAGCCGATCCTGACCAATGGCGATCTGGAAAAGATCCGCTCCATCGGCCACACGGAAGACCGTTTCGACACCAAGACGCTCGACTTTACCTATGATGTGGAGCGCGGCGCCGAAGGCATGCCCGAGATGCTTGAGCGCCTGTGCGAGCGTGCGGAATCGGCCGTCCGCGGCGGTTACAACATCATCGTTCTCTCCGACCGCCAGCTCGGCCCGGACCGTATCGCGATCCCGGCCCTTCTGGCGACGGCGGCCGTGCACCATCACCTGATCCGCAAGGGTCTGCGCACCTCGGTCGGTCTCGTCGTGGAAACCGGCGAACCGCGCGAAATCCACCATTTCTGTCTGCTGGCCGGTTATGGTGCCGAGGCGATCAACCCCTATCTCGCCTTCGACACGCTGCTCGACATGCACAAGCACGGCGCCTTCCCGAAGGAAGTCTCCGACGACGAAGTGGTCTATCGCTACATCAAGGCGGTGGGTAAGGGCATCCTCAAGGTCATGTCCAAGATGGGCATTTCCACCTACCAGTCCTATTGCGGCGCCCAGATCTTCGACGCCATCGGCCTTTCCTCGGAGTTCGTCGAGAAGTATTTCTTCGGCACCGCCACCTCCATCGAAGGTGTCGGCCTGACGGAGATTGCCGAAGAAACCGTAACGCGCCACACGGCGGCCTTCGGCAAGGACCCGATCCTTGCCAACACGCTCGATATCGGCGGCGAATATGCCTATCGCATGCGCGGCGAAAGCCACGCCTGGACGCCGGATGCTGTTGCTTCGTTGCAGCACGCCGTGCGCGGCAACAGCCAGGACCGTTACCGCGAATTCGCCGGCATGGTGAATGAGACGGCGCTGCGCATGAACACCATTCGCGGCCTGTTCAAGGTCAAGTCAGCGGAAGCGCTCGGCCGCAAGCCGGTTTCCATCGACGATGTCGAGCCGGCGGCTGATATCGTCAAGCGGTTCTCGACCGGGGCCATGTCCTTCGGTTCGATCAGCCGTGAGGCGCATACCACGCTTGCGATTGCCATGAACCGCATCGGCGGCAAGTCGAACACCGGCGAAGGTGGCGAAGAATCCGACCGCTACCTGCCGTTGCTCAACGGCAAGCCGAACCCGGAACGCTCGGCCATCAAGCAGATTGCCTCGGGCCGCTTTGGTGTGACGACGGAATATCTCGTCAATGCCGACATGCTGCAGATCAAGGTGGCGCAGGGTGCAAAGCCCGGCGAAGGCGGCCAGCTGCCCGGCCACAAGGTGGATGCGACGGTTGCCAAGACCCGGCATTCGACGCCGGGCGTCGGCCTCATCTCGCCGCCGCCGCATCATGACATCTACTCCATCGAAGATCTGGCGCAGCTGATCTACGACCTGAAGAACGTCAATCCGGAGGCCGATGTTTCGGTGAAGCTGGTGTCGGAAGTCGGCGTCGGCACGGTTGCAGCCGGTGTTGCCAAGGCGCGCGCCGACCATATCACCGTTTCCGGTTTTGATGGCGGCACCGGCGCTTCGCCGCTCACCTCGCTGAAGCACGCCGGTTCCCCATGGGAAATCGGTCTTGCCGAAACCCAGCAGACCCTGGTGCTGAACGGCCTTCGCTCGCGCGTCGCTTTGCAGGTGGATGGCGGCCTGAAGACCGGCCGCGATGTCATCATCGGCGCGCTGCTCGGTGCGGATGAATTCGGCTTTGCCACCGCGCCGCTGATTGCGGCGGGCTGCATCATGATGCGCAAGTGCCATCTCAATACCTGCCCGGTGGGTGTTGCCACGCAGGACCCGGTTCTGCGCAAGCGCTTCAAGGGCACGCCGGAACATGTCATCAACTATTTCTTCTTCGTGGCCGAAGAAGTGCGCGAAATCCTTGCCTCGCTTGGCGTCACCAGGCTGGACGAGATCATCGGTGCTTCTGAACTGCTCGAAAAGGATGAGATGCTGGCGCATTGGAAGGCCAAGGGGCTGGATTTCAGCCGCATCTTCCACAAGGTCGAGGCACCCAAGGAAGCGACCTTCTGGACCGAGCGCCAGAAGCATCCGATCGACGACATTCTCGACCGCAAGCTGATTGAGAAGTCCCTGCCGTCGCTCGAAAACCGCGAGCCCGTGGTCTTCGAAGTGCCGATCAAGAACGTCGACCGTTCCGCTGGCGCTATGCTGTCGGGTGCGCTTGCCAAGCGCTGGGGTCACAAGGGCCTGAAGGACGATACGATCCACGTTACCCTCAAGGGCACGGCGGGTCAGTCCTTCGGCGCATTCCTCGCCCGTGGCATCACCTTCGATCTGGTGGGTGACGGCAACGACTATGTCGGCAAGGGCCTTTCGGGTGGCCGCATCATCGTGCGCCCGCCGGAAAACACCCGGATCGTGGCGGAAAACTCGATCATCGTCGGTAATACCGTGCTTTACGGCGCAATCACCGGCGAGTGCTATTTCCGTGGCGTGGCTGGCGAGCGTTTCGCGGTGCGCAACTCCGGCGCGGTCGCGGTTGTCGAAGGTGTCGGCGACCACGGTTGCGAATATATGACCGGCGGCATCGTCGTTGTTCTGGGTGAAACGGGCCGCAACTTCGCAGCCGGCATGTCCGGCGGCGTGGCTTATGTTCTCGACGAAAAGGGCGATTTCGCCACCCGTTGCAACATGGCCATGGTCGAGCTGGAGCCGGTTCCGGAAGAGGACGATATGCTGGAGAAGCTGCACCATCACGGCGGCGACCTCATGCACAAGGGACGCGTGGACGTTTCCGAGGACATGACGCGCCACGACGAGGAGCGCCTCTACCAGCTGATCTCCAACCACTTCCATTACACGAACTCGTCGCGCGCCAAGGATATACTCGACCGCTGGAGCGAGTTCCGTCCGAAGTTCCGCAAGGTCATGCCGGTGGAATACCGCCGTGCGCTTGAGGAAATGGAGCGCATGCGCATGGGCGTGGCGGCGGAGTAA
- a CDS encoding response regulator transcription factor: protein MTNAAVRILIVDDEPPIRKLLRVGLSTQGYAVSEAMNAKVAMELVEQDKPDLVVLDLGLPDMSGHDLLAKWRGEGLALPVIILSSRTDEAGIVKALELGADDYISKPFGMNELVARIRVALRHRLQSQGERPVFQTGDLSVDLVRRIVKVEDREVKLSPKEYDILRVLVQHAGKVLTHRFLLEHAWDELTDVQYLRVYVRQLRQKIEKIPDQPRYILTETGVGYRLQEV from the coding sequence ATGACCAATGCCGCCGTCCGCATTCTGATCGTCGACGATGAACCGCCGATCCGCAAGCTTTTGCGGGTGGGGCTGTCGACGCAGGGATATGCGGTGAGCGAGGCCATGAATGCCAAGGTGGCGATGGAGCTTGTCGAGCAGGACAAGCCCGATCTCGTCGTTCTCGATCTGGGCCTGCCTGACATGTCGGGGCATGATCTGCTGGCGAAATGGCGCGGCGAAGGACTGGCGTTGCCGGTGATCATTCTCTCCAGCCGCACGGATGAGGCGGGTATCGTCAAGGCACTGGAACTGGGGGCGGATGATTACATCAGCAAGCCCTTCGGCATGAACGAACTTGTCGCCCGCATCCGCGTCGCCCTGCGCCACCGCCTGCAGAGCCAGGGGGAAAGACCGGTATTTCAGACCGGCGATCTTTCGGTCGATCTCGTCCGGCGCATCGTCAAGGTGGAGGACCGGGAGGTGAAACTCTCGCCCAAGGAGTATGATATTCTGCGGGTTCTGGTGCAGCATGCGGGCAAGGTGCTGACGCACCGATTTTTACTTGAGCATGCGTGGGACGAGTTGACCGACGTGCAATATTTGCGGGTCTATGTGCGCCAGCTCCGCCAGAAGATCGAAAAAATCCCGGACCAGCCGCGTTATATCCTGACGGAAACCGGTGTCGGTTACCGGCTTCAGGAGGTTTGA